A portion of the Mesobacillus jeotgali genome contains these proteins:
- a CDS encoding ABC transporter substrate-binding protein, with product MKVTKNLLMLISMFTILLLAACGTGEEKAKDTAEEPKQKEESYTVEHAMGTTTLEKTPKKIVILTNEGTEALLALGVTPVGAVQSWTGDPWYDHIAEDMKDVQVVGVESQVNVEAIAALQPDLIIGNKMRQEDIYEQLKAIAPTVFAEDLRGNWKNNFELYAKAVNKEEKGKEVLAAYDQRIEDLKEKLGDKVNTEVSMVRFMAGDVRIYHKDSFSGVILEQIGLARPENQNKDDFAEKGVTKERIPAMDGDILFYFTYDEGDGKATDVEKDWIEDPLFQNLEVAKKGEVHKVDDAIWNTAGGVMAANLMLDDLEKHMLK from the coding sequence ATGAAAGTCACAAAAAATTTGCTTATGCTTATCAGCATGTTCACGATCCTGCTTCTGGCAGCATGCGGAACCGGTGAAGAAAAAGCTAAGGATACAGCAGAGGAACCTAAGCAAAAGGAAGAAAGCTACACAGTTGAACATGCAATGGGTACGACTACTCTGGAAAAGACTCCCAAAAAGATTGTCATCCTGACAAATGAAGGAACAGAAGCCCTTCTGGCACTTGGAGTCACTCCTGTTGGAGCTGTCCAATCCTGGACTGGAGACCCGTGGTATGACCACATCGCAGAAGATATGAAAGATGTTCAGGTTGTCGGTGTCGAGAGCCAGGTTAATGTAGAAGCTATAGCTGCGCTGCAGCCAGATTTAATCATCGGCAACAAAATGCGCCAGGAAGATATTTATGAGCAGCTAAAAGCGATCGCCCCTACCGTTTTTGCAGAGGACCTTCGCGGAAACTGGAAAAATAACTTTGAGCTTTATGCAAAAGCTGTAAACAAAGAGGAAAAGGGCAAGGAAGTACTCGCAGCGTATGATCAGCGCATCGAAGATTTAAAAGAAAAGCTTGGAGATAAAGTAAATACAGAGGTCTCAATGGTCCGTTTCATGGCTGGCGATGTACGTATTTATCACAAAGATTCATTCTCCGGAGTAATCCTTGAACAAATTGGTCTTGCTCGTCCAGAAAATCAGAATAAAGATGACTTTGCTGAAAAAGGTGTAACAAAGGAAAGGATCCCGGCGATGGACGGTGATATCCTGTTCTACTTCACATATGATGAGGGCGACGGCAAAGCAACTGATGTTGAAAAGGATTGGATCGAGGATCCTCTATTCCAAAACCTTGAAGTAGCGAAAAAAGGTGAAGTCCATAAGGTAGATGATGCTATCTGGAATACCGCCGGCGGCGTAATGGCTGCAAACTTGATGCTGGATGATCTTGAAAAACATATGTTGAAATAG
- a CDS encoding FecCD family ABC transporter permease: MLVKTNGQRWIGLMAAILLILFLISASIVYGYTDTSWDTAFAAFTNYDGSNEHIIIQSVRLPRALIAAAVGASLAIAGVLMQTLTKNPLASPGIFGVNAGAGFAVVVAVTMFSVSSLQAFAWISFFGAALAALSVYVIGSAGREGLTPMKLTLAGAAMSAMFSSFTQGLLVLDEAALEQVLYWLAGSVQGRRLETLISVLPYLAFGWLAAILISSKMNVLSMGEDVAKGLGLNTGLVKLAAGVIIVLLSGGAVAVAGPIGFIGIVIPHLTRAVVGIDHRWVIPFSALFGGMLLLAADIAARYVLMPQEIPVGVMTAMIGTPFFIYIARKGFNGK; encoded by the coding sequence ATGCTTGTGAAAACCAATGGGCAAAGATGGATCGGGTTAATGGCGGCCATCTTATTAATTTTATTTTTAATATCCGCAAGTATCGTCTATGGCTATACAGATACATCATGGGACACAGCTTTTGCTGCTTTCACCAACTATGATGGTTCGAATGAACATATTATCATTCAATCCGTCCGGCTGCCGCGCGCTCTGATTGCAGCTGCTGTCGGTGCCAGCCTGGCGATTGCCGGTGTCCTGATGCAAACATTGACGAAAAACCCGCTTGCTTCACCAGGAATTTTTGGCGTCAATGCCGGAGCTGGATTCGCTGTGGTAGTAGCTGTGACGATGTTTTCAGTCAGCAGTCTTCAGGCATTTGCATGGATATCCTTTTTTGGTGCTGCACTGGCGGCTCTAAGCGTCTATGTGATTGGTTCTGCTGGCCGTGAAGGTTTGACTCCGATGAAGTTGACACTTGCAGGGGCAGCGATGTCAGCGATGTTTTCATCCTTCACTCAGGGTTTGCTCGTACTCGATGAAGCAGCGCTGGAACAGGTTCTCTACTGGCTTGCGGGCTCTGTCCAGGGGCGCAGGCTGGAAACTCTCATCAGCGTCCTGCCTTATTTAGCATTTGGCTGGCTGGCAGCAATCCTTATTTCCTCAAAAATGAACGTTTTATCAATGGGTGAGGATGTAGCAAAGGGGCTTGGTTTGAATACAGGTCTTGTAAAGCTTGCTGCAGGCGTGATCATTGTTCTTCTATCTGGCGGAGCTGTTGCGGTAGCAGGACCTATTGGATTTATAGGAATTGTCATTCCCCACTTGACAAGGGCGGTGGTCGGCATTGATCACCGCTGGGTGATACCTTTCTCGGCGCTATTTGGAGGAATGCTGTTATTGGCGGCGGATATCGCTGCCCGATACGTATTGATGCCGCAGGAAATTCCTGTGGGTGTCATGACGGCGATGATTGGGACTCCATTTTTCATTTATATAGCGAGAAAGGGGTTCAATGGAAAATGA